A window of the Desulforapulum autotrophicum HRM2 genome harbors these coding sequences:
- the rpoN gene encoding RNA polymerase factor sigma-54: MALGLQQNLILTQQLVMTPQLQQAIKLLQLSRLELAGMIEQELEENPALEESIQEITQAEAREIEREADTKDQNEDLKEVTIEEKLSQDTDWESYINEYNSTGRVHSERDFQEAPNYEAFTSAKKTLEDHLQWQLLMNSPTPDQEQIGSMIIGSLNVDGYLCSTVEEIAEPGGFEIEAVEAMLKTLQTFDPPGVCARDLRESLLIQITRLGIEDPMLERIITRHMKNLENKNYKKIAKDLGISIDHVVSAVNVIKCLEPKPGREFSTEEPQYIIPDIYVYREGDDFKIVMNDDGLPKLRINRVYKEAVAKGTKISKETKTYLNEKMQSASWLIKSIHQRQKTIYSVMESIIKFQREFFLNGITQLKPMILRDVAEDIQMHESTISRVTTNKYAYTPQGLFELKYFFNSSISRTDGDSMASASVKDKIKLIIEKEDPQNPYSDKRLTEILEEANINIARRTVAKYREMLHILPSSKRKQF; encoded by the coding sequence ATGGCTTTAGGACTACAACAAAACTTAATACTCACCCAGCAACTGGTGATGACCCCCCAGCTGCAGCAGGCGATAAAACTACTCCAGCTCTCCCGGCTGGAGCTTGCCGGGATGATCGAGCAGGAACTCGAGGAAAACCCGGCCCTGGAAGAGAGCATTCAGGAAATAACCCAGGCAGAGGCCCGGGAGATTGAACGTGAAGCCGACACCAAAGACCAAAACGAGGACCTGAAAGAGGTCACCATTGAGGAAAAACTTTCCCAGGACACGGACTGGGAAAGCTATATCAACGAATACAACTCAACGGGAAGGGTTCACTCGGAAAGAGATTTCCAGGAGGCCCCCAATTACGAGGCATTCACCTCAGCCAAAAAGACCCTTGAAGATCACCTTCAGTGGCAGCTTCTCATGAACAGCCCAACCCCTGATCAGGAACAGATAGGAAGCATGATCATCGGCAGCCTCAACGTTGACGGATATCTTTGTTCAACGGTTGAGGAAATTGCTGAACCCGGGGGTTTTGAAATCGAAGCCGTTGAAGCCATGCTCAAAACCCTGCAAACCTTTGACCCGCCCGGTGTCTGCGCAAGGGATCTCAGGGAATCACTGCTCATTCAGATTACGAGACTTGGCATCGAAGATCCGATGCTTGAACGGATCATCACCCGGCACATGAAAAACCTGGAGAACAAAAACTACAAGAAAATCGCAAAGGATCTAGGCATATCCATAGATCATGTGGTTTCAGCCGTGAACGTCATCAAATGCCTGGAGCCCAAACCAGGTCGAGAGTTCAGCACTGAAGAACCCCAGTACATTATTCCAGACATCTATGTATACCGGGAAGGCGATGATTTTAAAATTGTCATGAACGACGACGGCCTGCCCAAACTGAGGATAAACCGTGTATACAAAGAGGCAGTCGCCAAGGGCACCAAGATATCAAAAGAGACCAAGACCTACCTCAACGAGAAGATGCAGAGCGCTTCCTGGCTCATCAAAAGCATCCACCAGCGACAGAAGACCATCTATTCTGTCATGGAGAGCATCATCAAGTTCCAGCGGGAATTTTTCCTCAACGGGATCACCCAGTTAAAACCCATGATCCTGAGGGACGTGGCCGAAGATATCCAGATGCACGAATCAACCATCAGTCGGGTCACAACCAACAAATACGCATACACCCCCCAGGGGTTATTTGAACTTAAATATTTTTTCAATAGTTCCATCTCAAGAACTGATGGTGATTCAATGGCTTCGGCAAGTGTCAAGGACAAAATCAAACTTATTATTGAAAAGGAAGATCCTCAAAACCCCTACAGCGACAAGCGACTGACAGAGATATTAGAAGAGGCTAACATCAACATAGCCCGCAGAACCGTAGCCAAATACAGGGAGATGCTTCACATTCTTCCGTCAAGTAAACGTAAACAATTTTAG
- the hpf gene encoding ribosome hibernation-promoting factor, HPF/YfiA family produces the protein MQTSVTFKQIDPSDALKSYVQKKVDRFDKMLESPAEANVVLSVEKIRHIAEITLVCDRLKIHAKEESENMYSSIDTLMDKVAGQIKKNKDKMRRHMSGNKASIKDNDILLTPPEAASDTSTPEVIMEAIDVKPIDIDDAVMELNSGKENFFVFSNARTERVNVLYRRNDGKLGLIQPRR, from the coding sequence ATGCAGACATCCGTCACTTTTAAACAGATTGATCCTTCCGATGCATTAAAATCCTATGTACAGAAAAAGGTAGACCGATTTGACAAAATGCTTGAAAGCCCGGCAGAGGCAAACGTGGTTCTGTCCGTTGAAAAGATTAGACACATTGCCGAAATAACCCTTGTGTGTGACCGATTGAAGATCCATGCAAAGGAGGAGTCTGAAAACATGTACTCGTCCATTGACACCCTTATGGACAAGGTGGCAGGCCAGATAAAGAAAAACAAGGACAAGATGCGACGCCACATGTCAGGCAACAAGGCAAGCATCAAGGACAATGATATTCTCCTCACCCCTCCCGAGGCCGCCTCGGACACCTCCACTCCTGAAGTGATCATGGAGGCCATTGACGTAAAACCCATTGACATCGATGATGCCGTTATGGAACTCAACTCTGGTAAGGAAAATTTCTTTGTGTTCAGCAATGCAAGGACAGAGCGTGTCAATGTTCTCTACAGGCGTAACGACGGAAAGCTTGGATTGATCCAGCCCCGCAGATAG
- a CDS encoding PTS sugar transporter subunit IIA codes for MKLSELLPRGAIIPDLASKDKKGVLEELAICVAPMARTGSDEIVRVLLEREQLGSTGIGGGIGIPHGKLATVDSIVVGFGLSRKGVSFDSLDHKPVHIFFLLITPENSTGSHLKVLAQISKLLKKDHFKESLLRAESIDEIQKIILDIDEEF; via the coding sequence ATGAAACTATCAGAACTATTACCAAGGGGTGCCATCATCCCGGACCTTGCATCAAAGGATAAAAAAGGCGTTCTTGAAGAACTTGCAATTTGTGTCGCTCCCATGGCCAGGACCGGGAGCGACGAAATTGTAAGGGTTCTTCTGGAAAGAGAACAACTTGGCAGTACAGGTATCGGTGGCGGAATTGGAATTCCCCACGGCAAGCTTGCCACTGTCGACTCCATAGTTGTCGGGTTCGGTTTGAGCCGCAAGGGAGTCTCATTTGACTCCCTTGACCACAAACCGGTCCATATTTTTTTCCTGTTGATAACCCCTGAAAACTCCACAGGAAGTCACCTGAAAGTTCTGGCACAGATTTCAAAGCTTCTCAAAAAGGACCACTTTAAGGAAAGCCTGTTACGGGCCGAATCCATTGACGAAATCCAGAAAATCATTCTTGACATTGATGAAGAGTTTTAA
- the rapZ gene encoding RNase adapter RapZ: MNRQSLFILTGLSGSGKSTAMEAFEDAGYYCVDNMPIELLPKFLDLPLDSDTDINGFAFVMDIRAKQFLSQFPSVLESLGKNGHIPEIIFLEADENILLKRYSQTRRHHPAGQDKSLIESIKSEKSLMLPIRKISKRIIDTSNYNVHQLKAEIRNIAHHHALKPVSMKINLLSFGFKYGIPTDADLVVDMRFLSNPFFVPELKALNGRTKEVKDFVLETIQAKTFLKKYLGLLDYLIPLYTLEGKAYLTIAVGCTGGRHRSVAIAENIFEHLSQRGFEPGIIHRDIDRDTKEL, from the coding sequence ATGAACCGCCAAAGCCTATTTATACTCACCGGCCTTTCCGGGTCAGGAAAGAGCACAGCCATGGAGGCATTTGAAGATGCAGGTTATTACTGCGTTGACAACATGCCCATCGAGCTTCTGCCAAAATTTCTTGACCTCCCCCTGGACAGCGACACCGACATAAACGGTTTTGCCTTTGTCATGGACATCCGGGCCAAACAATTTTTATCCCAATTTCCTTCGGTCCTGGAATCCTTGGGGAAGAACGGGCATATTCCGGAAATTATTTTTCTTGAGGCCGATGAAAACATCCTTTTAAAACGATACAGCCAGACCCGGCGCCATCACCCCGCAGGTCAGGACAAAAGTCTGATTGAAAGCATAAAGTCAGAAAAAAGCCTCATGCTTCCCATCAGAAAAATTTCAAAACGGATCATTGACACAAGCAATTACAATGTCCACCAGCTTAAAGCCGAAATCCGCAATATTGCCCACCACCACGCCCTCAAACCTGTATCCATGAAGATCAACCTCCTCTCGTTTGGATTCAAGTACGGCATCCCTACGGATGCAGATCTTGTGGTTGACATGCGGTTTCTCTCAAACCCTTTTTTTGTACCAGAGCTGAAAGCGTTGAATGGTCGCACAAAGGAGGTTAAAGATTTTGTGCTTGAAACCATCCAGGCCAAAACTTTTTTAAAAAAATACCTGGGCCTTCTCGACTATCTGATTCCGCTTTACACCCTTGAGGGGAAAGCGTATCTTACAATAGCTGTAGGATGTACAGGTGGTCGACACAGAAGCGTTGCCATTGCTGAAAACA